A window of Auraticoccus monumenti contains these coding sequences:
- the rplU gene encoding 50S ribosomal protein L21: MYAIVRSGGRQHKVAVGDVLEIDKVAAEAGSELRLQPLLLVDGESVTSDLDSLSKVSVTAEVIAETKGPKIRILKFKNKTGYRKRQGHRQRHTQVKVTGIES; this comes from the coding sequence GTGTACGCGATCGTGCGCAGTGGCGGACGCCAGCACAAGGTGGCCGTCGGCGATGTCCTGGAGATCGACAAGGTGGCCGCTGAGGCCGGGTCCGAGCTCCGGCTGCAGCCGCTGCTCCTGGTCGACGGCGAGTCCGTGACCTCCGACCTCGATTCCCTCAGCAAGGTCTCCGTGACCGCCGAGGTCATCGCCGAGACCAAGGGTCCCAAGATCCGGATCCTGAAGTTCAAGAACAAGACCGGGTACCGCAAGCGCCAGGGCCACCGCCAGCGCCACACCCAGGTCAAGGTCACCGGGATCGAGAGCTGA
- a CDS encoding AAA family ATPase, translating to MRGPFFPGAGTSPFRLEGRDDELRTWHRMLTDLAVFGQTQARHLVVQGVRGVGKTSLLKQFAEDALIEGCLAVRVRCQTSGRESLMERVRHAVDAALEHRDLAAEHGRVVRAAVSTPVGGLEVERELSRPTGLTDTDFMQFLVDATAEVKGRGGTGVALLVDETQYADRTSLVNLSELVSLIGERDADKPPLLLCFAGLPTDTAEKVARSSSHAERVYRTITLGYLDRASTRDALLLPVQQAGGQWEADALERAVEVTGGYPAFIQEYGQAIWELRRGERIDAAVVADGITAARPQIEAYFEGAWTAAPPLARSCLVALAEAGGRARMRELAQALGRGSSSEISWAVEELRQRGTVLKPERGVVVFGRSGMAEWVLEHHAEDQP from the coding sequence ATGCGTGGTCCCTTCTTCCCCGGTGCGGGGACCAGCCCCTTCCGACTCGAGGGCCGTGACGACGAGCTGCGGACCTGGCACCGGATGCTCACCGACCTCGCCGTCTTCGGCCAGACCCAGGCCCGCCACCTGGTCGTCCAGGGCGTGCGCGGGGTGGGCAAGACCTCGCTGCTCAAGCAGTTCGCCGAGGACGCGCTCATCGAGGGCTGCCTGGCCGTCCGGGTCCGCTGCCAGACCAGCGGCCGGGAGTCGCTGATGGAGCGGGTCCGCCACGCCGTCGACGCCGCCCTGGAGCACCGTGACCTGGCCGCCGAGCACGGGCGCGTGGTGCGCGCCGCCGTCAGCACCCCGGTGGGTGGGCTCGAGGTCGAGCGCGAGCTCTCCCGGCCCACCGGTCTCACCGACACCGACTTCATGCAGTTCCTGGTCGACGCCACCGCCGAGGTGAAGGGGCGGGGCGGTACCGGGGTGGCGCTGCTGGTCGACGAGACCCAGTACGCCGACCGCACCAGCCTGGTCAACCTCTCCGAGCTCGTCTCCCTGATCGGGGAGCGCGACGCCGACAAGCCCCCGCTGCTGCTCTGCTTCGCCGGGCTGCCCACCGACACCGCCGAGAAGGTGGCCCGCTCCTCCAGCCACGCCGAGCGCGTCTACCGCACCATCACCCTGGGCTACCTGGACCGGGCCAGCACCCGCGACGCGCTGCTGCTGCCGGTCCAGCAGGCCGGCGGGCAGTGGGAGGCCGACGCCCTCGAACGGGCGGTCGAGGTCACCGGCGGCTACCCGGCCTTCATCCAGGAGTACGGCCAGGCGATCTGGGAGCTGCGCCGTGGCGAGCGCATCGACGCCGCCGTGGTGGCCGACGGCATCACCGCGGCCCGTCCCCAGATCGAGGCCTACTTCGAGGGCGCCTGGACCGCCGCGCCCCCGCTGGCCCGCTCCTGCCTGGTGGCCCTGGCCGAGGCCGGTGGTCGGGCGCGGATGCGCGAGCTCGCCCAGGCCCTCGGCCGCGGCTCCAGCAGCGAGATCTCCTGGGCCGTGGAGGAGCTCCGCCAGCGCGGCACCGTGCTCAAGCCCGAGCGCGGGGTGGTCGTCTTCGGCCGCTCCGGCATGGCCGAGTGGGTCCTGGAGCACCACGCCGAGGACCAGCCGTGA
- the rpmA gene encoding 50S ribosomal protein L27 has product MAHKKGASSTRNGRDSNAQRLGVKRFGGQLVNAGEIIVRQRGTHFHPGDGVGRGGDDTLFALREGTVEFGTRRGRRVVNILEVARVSA; this is encoded by the coding sequence ATGGCACACAAGAAGGGCGCATCGTCCACCCGCAACGGTCGTGACTCGAACGCGCAGCGCCTCGGCGTGAAGCGGTTCGGCGGCCAGCTCGTCAACGCCGGCGAGATCATCGTCCGCCAGCGCGGCACCCACTTCCACCCCGGCGACGGCGTCGGCCGTGGTGGCGACGACACCCTCTTCGCGCTCCGCGAGGGCACGGTGGAGTTCGGCACCCGTCGCGGTCGCCGCGTGGTCAACATCCTGGAGGTCGCGCGCGTCAGCGCCTGA
- the obgE gene encoding GTPase ObgE — protein sequence MAIPSFVDRVTLRVQGGNGGHGCASVHREKFKPLGGPDGGNGGDGGSIVLRVDPNLTTLVEFHRQSVRRATNGQPGRGDHQAGSRGEDVVLSVPDGTVVTDADSGTVLADLTGAGAELVVAAGGKGGLGNAALASSSRKAPGFALLGEEGEELLIALELKVVADVGLVGYPSAGKSSLVAAISRARPKIADYPFTTLIPNLGVVVAGETTFTVADVPGLIEGASEGRGLGFDFLRHIERCAALVHVIDTATYLPGRDPLSDLDVIEAELAAHGGLEDRPRLVALNKADVPDAAELAEIVHADVAARGWPVFVVSTKSGQGLNELIFAMAELVSARRAAQPAAEPARIVLRPGPARGTGPEFTIDRQGDGDGGFVWRVKGSKPERWVRQTDFGNPEAVGYLADRLNRIGIENKLLDLGARAGDAVAIGGEDAVVFDFAPQVDVGAEILSRRGEDQRLEEDRPAAQRRRSKDADYHARREAREAGGWDEDPGA from the coding sequence ATGGCCATCCCCAGCTTCGTCGACCGGGTCACCCTGCGTGTGCAGGGCGGCAACGGCGGCCACGGGTGCGCCTCGGTGCACCGCGAGAAGTTCAAGCCGCTCGGCGGCCCCGACGGGGGCAACGGCGGTGACGGCGGCTCGATCGTGCTCCGGGTCGACCCCAACCTCACCACCCTGGTGGAGTTCCACCGCCAGTCGGTCCGGCGCGCCACCAACGGCCAGCCCGGCCGCGGGGACCACCAGGCCGGCTCCCGCGGCGAGGACGTCGTGCTGTCGGTGCCCGACGGCACCGTGGTCACCGACGCCGACAGCGGCACCGTGCTCGCCGACCTGACCGGGGCCGGGGCGGAGCTGGTGGTGGCCGCCGGCGGCAAGGGCGGGCTGGGCAACGCGGCACTGGCCTCGTCCTCGCGCAAGGCCCCCGGCTTCGCGCTGCTGGGCGAGGAGGGCGAGGAGCTGCTGATCGCCCTCGAGCTCAAGGTGGTGGCCGACGTCGGCCTGGTCGGCTACCCCAGCGCCGGCAAGTCCTCGCTGGTGGCCGCGATCTCCCGGGCCCGGCCCAAGATCGCGGACTACCCCTTCACCACGCTGATCCCCAACCTCGGCGTGGTGGTGGCGGGGGAGACCACCTTCACCGTGGCCGACGTGCCCGGGCTGATCGAGGGGGCCAGCGAGGGCCGTGGGCTCGGCTTCGACTTCCTCCGCCACATCGAGCGCTGCGCCGCGCTGGTGCACGTCATCGACACCGCCACCTACCTGCCGGGCCGCGACCCGCTCTCGGACCTGGACGTGATCGAGGCCGAGCTGGCCGCGCACGGCGGGCTCGAGGACCGTCCGCGGCTGGTGGCGCTGAACAAGGCCGACGTCCCCGACGCCGCCGAGCTGGCCGAGATCGTCCACGCCGACGTCGCCGCCCGCGGCTGGCCGGTGTTCGTGGTCTCCACCAAGAGCGGTCAGGGGCTCAACGAGCTCATCTTCGCCATGGCCGAGCTGGTGAGCGCCCGCCGGGCGGCCCAGCCGGCGGCCGAGCCGGCGCGGATCGTGCTGCGTCCCGGTCCGGCCCGGGGCACCGGCCCGGAGTTCACCATCGACCGGCAGGGCGACGGCGACGGCGGCTTCGTCTGGCGGGTGAAGGGCAGCAAGCCCGAGCGCTGGGTCCGTCAGACCGACTTCGGCAACCCCGAGGCCGTGGGCTACCTGGCCGACCGGCTGAACCGGATCGGCATCGAGAACAAGCTGCTCGACCTCGGCGCCCGCGCCGGGGACGCGGTGGCCATCGGCGGGGAGGACGCGGTCGTCTTCGACTTCGCCCCCCAGGTCGACGTCGGTGCGGAGATCCTCAGCCGACGCGGTGAGGACCAGCGGCTGGAGGAGGACCGTCCCGCCGCCCAGCGCCGTCGGAGCAAGGACGCCGACTACCACGCCCGCCGCGAGGCCCGGGAGGCCGGCGGCTGGGACGAGGACCCCGGTGCGTGA
- the proB gene encoding glutamate 5-kinase produces the protein MRESTRAQVAAARRVVVKVGSSSLTTGGGDLDTAKVAALVDALAAARHAGREVVLVSSGAIAAGLAPLGLRTRPRDLATQQAAASVGQGLLVEQYAQRFAAHGITVGQVLLTVEDVTLQSRYRDAYRTAAKLLELGVLPVVNENDTVATKEIRFGDNDRLAALVAHLVHADALVLLSDVPALYTAHPDTPGAERVTDVADPTRLVGVDVSRRGSAVGTGGMVTKIEAARIATSAGIPTLLTSAASVAGALAGEDVGTAFAATGKRRPTRLLWLAHVSDAQGRLVLDAGAVRAVTQRKASLLPAGVTAVVGAFSAGDPVDLVDPDGAVVARGLVSYDASDLPGMIGQRTGALGDELGAQYARVVVHRDALVVL, from the coding sequence GTGCGTGAGTCCACCCGGGCCCAGGTGGCCGCGGCGCGTCGCGTCGTGGTGAAGGTGGGCTCCTCCTCGCTGACCACCGGCGGCGGCGACCTGGACACGGCCAAGGTCGCCGCGCTGGTGGACGCCCTGGCCGCGGCCCGGCACGCGGGCCGCGAGGTGGTGCTGGTCTCCTCCGGGGCCATCGCCGCCGGGCTCGCGCCCCTCGGGCTGCGCACCCGCCCCCGCGACCTGGCCACCCAGCAGGCCGCGGCCTCGGTGGGGCAGGGGCTGCTGGTGGAGCAGTACGCCCAGCGCTTCGCCGCCCACGGCATCACCGTCGGGCAGGTGCTGCTCACCGTCGAGGACGTCACCCTGCAGAGCAGGTACCGCGACGCCTACCGCACCGCGGCCAAGCTGCTCGAGCTCGGTGTGCTGCCGGTGGTGAACGAGAACGACACCGTGGCCACCAAGGAGATCCGCTTCGGGGACAACGACCGGCTGGCCGCGCTGGTGGCCCACCTGGTCCACGCCGACGCGCTGGTGCTGCTCAGCGACGTCCCCGCCCTCTACACCGCCCACCCCGACACCCCGGGGGCCGAGCGCGTCACCGACGTCGCGGACCCGACCCGGCTGGTCGGGGTGGACGTCTCCCGCCGCGGCTCCGCGGTGGGCACCGGGGGCATGGTGACCAAGATCGAGGCCGCGCGGATCGCCACCTCCGCCGGCATCCCCACCCTGCTGACCTCGGCGGCCTCAGTGGCCGGGGCGCTGGCGGGGGAGGACGTCGGCACCGCCTTCGCCGCCACCGGCAAGCGCCGCCCCACCCGGCTGCTCTGGCTGGCCCACGTCTCCGACGCCCAGGGCCGGCTGGTGCTCGACGCCGGCGCGGTCCGGGCCGTCACCCAGCGCAAGGCCAGCCTGCTGCCCGCCGGCGTCACCGCCGTGGTCGGGGCCTTCAGCGCCGGCGACCCGGTCGACCTGGTCGACCCCGACGGCGCCGTGGTGGCCCGCGGGCTGGTCAGCTACGACGCCAGCGACCTCCCGGGCATGATCGGCCAGCGCACCGGTGCGCTGGGCGACGAGCTCGGCGCCCAGTACGCCCGCGTGGTCGTGCACCGCGACGCGCTGGTGGTGCTCTGA